The nucleotide window GAAGTGCCCGACCCCTACTAGATTGCTAGAGGGTGAAGATATAGTCTAGTCATTTATGAAAGTAAATGTTCGCACGATGGCGAAAGAAATGATGAACCAAACTAAGAACTCTATTCTTTCTCAAGCAGCACAAGCAATGTTGGCTCAATCTAATCAGATGCCTCAAGGAGTATTACAACTTTTGAGATAATGATTTGAAGGGCGTCTAGCTTGGTAACGAGCTAGAGGATAACTGGGTGAATTGCTGGAACTTCCTAAAGCCTCATCAGCCACAACGTAACTGG belongs to Neobacillus sp. OS1-2 and includes:
- a CDS encoding flagellin — its product is MMNQTKNSILSQAAQAMLAQSNQMPQGVLQLLR